Genomic segment of Oceanimonas sp. GK1:
TCGGTCCAGCCCAGCTCGTTATGGCCGTAGTGCAGGCCGGGCAACCCCATGTTTTCCGCCAGCTGCATGTCGGTGTGGCGGTCGCCAATCACCCAGGAGTCGGTAAAGTCGATTTTGCCCTGCTGCAGGTAGTCTTTTACCAGGCCGAGACGCGGCTTGCGGCAGGCGCAGTCGTCATGCTGAAAGTGGGGGCAGATCAGCACGTCGTCAAAGCGCACGCCCTGGGAGGTGAGGATCTGCATCATCAGGTTGTGGGGGGCATCGAAGTCTTCCTGAGGGAAGCTGTCGGTGCCCAGACCATCCTGGTTGGTGACCATCACCAGCCGGTAGCCGGCGTTTTGCAGGGTCAGCAGGGCGGGAATGACATTGGGCAAAAACGCCAGCTTGTCGAGCCGATCCAGCTGCTTGTCCACCGGCGGCTCTTCCACCATGGTGCCGTCACGGTCAATAAAAAGAATGCGTTCCTTAGACACTTATTGCTCCTTCTGCAGTACGTCGCGTACCGCGTCCATTTCGGCACGGCTGCCGATAGTGATGCGAATGCAGTCGGCCAGTCCCGGCCGGTTTGCGAAGTCGCGCAATATGATACCGGCCCGGCTCATGCGGGCAAACATGTCGCTGCCCGGGGCAAAGCGCACCAGCAGGTAGTTGCCGTTAGGGGCGAACACGTCACGCACCTGGGCGTTTTGCGCCAGTTCTTCGGCGAGCTCCGCCTTGAGCTGGTTGATTTCATTTACCCGATTGCGCATCAGCACCAGGCCCTGATCGCTCAGCGCCTGGGCGGCGATCTGGGCTACCGGATCCGGCACCGGGTAGGGGGCGATGACCTTGAGCAGCAGGCCGATCACCTCGGGTGAAGCCAGGGTAAAGCCGCAGCGAATGCCCGCCAGGCCAAAGGCCTTGGACAGGGTGCGCACGATCACCAAGCCCGGGTAGTCGTTCAGCAGCGGCGCCTGGCTGTGCTCGGGGCAGAATTCGATGTAGGCCTCGTCCACCACCACCAGGGCGCGGCCCTCGGCGGCGTCCAGCAGGCGTAGCAGGCCGTCGCGGTCCACCAAATCCCCGGTGGGGTTGTTGGGCGAGCACAGGAACACCACCTTCACTCGGTCGAGCTGGGCAATGATGCCGTCAAAGTCCGGCTGGCGGGAGGCGCTCAGGGGCACGTCCACCACCTCCACGCCGTTGGTCTCGGCGCTGATGGCGTACATGCCGTAGGTGGGGGTGGTGATCAGAATGCGGTCCTGACCCGGCTCGCAGAAGGTGCGGATCAGCAGCTCGATGCTCTCGTCACCGCCTCGGCTGACCAGCACCTGCTCCGGCGCCACGCTGGCATAGGCGGCGTAGGCATTGATCACCGTCGGCGGCTGGCACTCGGGGTAGCGGTTCAGGCGGGCACAGTCCAAGTTGAACTGGCCGCTGTCGGCGGCCTCGTTCGCATTCAGCCAGATGTGGCCGTTGCCGCCGATACGGCGGGCGGACTGATAGGGGGTCAGTGCCTGAACCCGGGCGCGGGCCAGTTGGGTAAGGCTCATGCGTGTTTCTCCAGTTTGGCGAGCCTCAGGCTCACCGCGTTTTTGTGGGCATCCAGGGTTTCGGTGGCGGCCAGCAGCTCCACCGCCGGGCCAATGGCGCGTAGGCCTTCGGGGCTCAGCTCCTGCACCGTGTAGCGGCGCTGGTAGTCGGCCAGCCCCAGGCTGGAATAGGTACGCGCATAGCCGTAGGTGGGCAGGGTGTGGTTGGTGCCGCTGGCGTAATCGCCGACCGATTCCGGGGTCCAGGCGCCCAAAAAGATGGAGCCGGCGTTTTTCAGGCGCGGCAGCAGGGCGCGCGGGTGTTCGGTCTGCACAATCAAGTGCTCGGGGGCATAGGCATTGGAAATGGCGGCGGCCTGCTCCAGATCCCGGCAGATAAAGGTGCGGCTCTCGGCCAGGGCCTGGCGGGCAATGTCGGCCCGGGACAGCTCAGCCAGCTGGCGCGCCAGCGCCTCGTCCACCTTGCCGGCAAAATCCCGGCTCGGGGTCACCAGAATGACCTGGGAGTCGGGGCCGTGCTCGGCCTGAGACAGCAGATCGGCGGCAATAAAGTCGGCGTCGGCAAACTCGTCGGCAATCACCAGCACTTCCGAGGGCCCGGCGGGCATGTCGATGGCGGCACCGTCGACGTCACTCGATACCTGCTGCTTGGCCTCGGTCACCCAGGCGTTGCCCGGGCCGAAGATCTTGTCCACCTTGGTCACGGTCTCGCTGCCGTAGGCCATGGCGGCAATGGCCTGGGCGCCCCCAAGAGTGTAAATGGCGTCCACGCCGCAACGCTTGGCGGTGTAGACAATGGCGTCGTTAATCGGGGGCGGTGAGCACAGCACCACCCGGGCGCAACCGGCCAGGCGCGCCGGAATGGCCAGCATCATCACGGTCGACACCAGGGGCGCACTGCCGCCGGGCACGTATAGGCCCACTTTTTCAATGGGCTGAAAGTGCAGCTCGCAGCGCACGCCGGGGCTGGTGTCCTGGATCACGGCCTCGGGCAGCTGGGCCTGGTGAAAGGCCTCGATGTTGCCGATGGCCAGTTCAATGGCGGCTTTCAGCTGGGGGCTCACCCGCTCAGCGGCGGCGGTAATCTCGGCGTCGGTCAGTTGCAGGCTGTCGCGCTCGGCGCGGTCCAGGGTACGGGTGAGATCCAGCAGGGCGGCGTCGCCGCCATCGCGCACACGAGCGATAATATCGGCCACCTGGGCCTCGCGGCCGCTTTGCGCAAGGGCCGGGCGGCGCAGGGCGGCTGCCTGCTCGGCGGCGCTTAGTTGGTTCCAGTCCAGGGTGTTCATGGCTTACTCCATCATCTTCTCAATGGGCAGCACCAGAATGGATGACGCGCCCAGGCTCTTCAGGCCTTCCATGGTTTCCCAGAACATGTCTTCGCTGCTCACCATGTGAATGGCTACCTGATTGGTGTCGCCGGCCAGCTGCATGATGGTGGGGCGCTCGGCGCCGGGCAGCAGGTCAATCACGTCTTCCAGCTTGTCTTTGGGGGCGTGCAGCATGATGTATTTGCTTTCCCGCGCCTGTTGCAGGCCCTGAATGCGGGGCAGCAGTTTGTCGACGATTTGCTGCTTGCCGGCGGGCAGGGGGTTGCCGCTTTGAATGAGCACCGCCTTGGAGCGGAAAATCACGTCGGTTTCCACCAGGCCGTTGGCTTCCAGGGTGGCGCCGGTGGAGACCAGATCACAAATGGCGTCGGCCACGCCGGCGCGGGGGGCCACTTCCACCGAGCCGTTCAGCATCACGCTTTTGAACTTGACGCCCTGGTTGTCCATGTAGCGCTTCAGCAGCCAGGGGTAGGAGGTGGCGATGCGCTTTCCTTCCAGGCTTTGCGGGCCCTGGTAGTCGAAGTCGTCGGCCACCGCCAGCGACAGCCGGCAGCCGCCGAAGTCCAGGCGCTTGAGCACGCTGTAGTCGGCGGCCTCGCCCTGGGCCTGGCGGTCCATCAGGGTTTCTTCCAGCACGTTTTCGCCCACCACACCCAGGTCGACCACGCCGTCCATCACCAGGCCGGGAATGTCGTCGTCCCGCACCAGCAGCAGATCGATGGGCATGTTTTCAGCGTGGGCAATCAGCCGTTGCTCGCGCAGGTTGAGCTTGACGCCGCAGCCTTTGAGCAGTTGCTGGCATTCCTTGCTCAGCCGGCCGGATTTCTGAATCGCGATGCGAAGACGGGTTTTATCCAAAGTCATAAGCTGTGTTCCTTGTGGGTGATGTGAGTCCTAAAAACGAAAAACCCCCGAAAGCGATGCTTCCGGGGGTCATAATTCTGTCCTGCTGGAAGCCGCCAAGCGCAAGGTCTTCCAGAAAAAGCATTCTGAAAGACTAGTGTCGATGATGATGGTGATGCTTGGCGTTGTGCAGGAAGTTCATGATGCTGTGTTCGGCTCGTTCAATTCGTTGAAAACGGATTCACCATAACAAGCCGGCGCCGTTTTGCCAACCGGCAATTCACGGTTTTGTGGGCCCGGCAACCCGGGGCGGTGGCCGGCGGTGTCGTCATATCTGTGGCTGAGCATGGAGTCAGCCTGTTATTTGTCTGGTTAATTGGTTTTTCGGTGAGAGGGCATGCTGCCCTGTACCCGCATGGTTATATTCCTTGCTGATCAGACCACTGCCGGTGACGTGATAAAAAACCGGGGCCGGAGTGCAAACCTTGAGCTGACGCATTTTTGCCTGTTTGAATCCGTGTAAAATGCATTGTTCCGGCCAGTTGTTCACAAGGATTGTTGATATTTTGCCCAGTTTGCCCGCCTTGCCGCTCCATCAGAGTAAACAACCCGTTTGGCTGCGGAGTGCCCGGTAATGGATCGCCGCCGCTTTCTTGCCGCGGTGGCCGGTCTGGCGGCCCTGCCGCTGATCGGGTGCGGTGCCGCCAAGCCGCTGCGCATCGGTATTCATGCCTGGATTGGTTACGAAACCCTTTATCTGGCCCGCACCCTCAACTGGTTACCCTCTTCCGTGCAGCTGGTATCGGGGAGCAGTGCCACTGACTCGCTCACCGGCCTGCGCCTGGGCGAGCTGGAGGCGGCCTGCCTGACCCTGGACGAGGTGCTGCTGGCCCGCAGTCAGGGCGTTCCCCTGACCATCGCCACCGTATTCAATGTGTCGGCGGGGGCCGACATGCTGGTGGTCCGCCCCGGCATTCAGCGCCTGGAGCAACTGGCGGGCAAGCGTCTGGGGGTGGAGTCCAGTGCCCTCGGTGCCCTGATGCTGAACCGGATACTGCACCACGCCGGCCTGTCCCGCTCGGCGGTACGGCTGGTGGAATTGGCACCGGATCAACAACTGGCGGCCTGGCAGGCGGGGCGGGTAGAGGCCGTGATTACCTATGAGCCCACCGCCGGCCGCTTGCTGGAGCTGGGCGCCGAGCGGCTGTTTGACAGCCGCAGCCTGCCCGACACCATTTTTGACGTGCTGGCGGTGCGTGCCGATCTGGCCGGTGCCAGCCCGCTGACGGCCCTGGTGAACCATCATTTCCGGGCATTGGAGCACATTCGTACCAATCGCCAGGATGCGCTCTACCGCATTGCCGGTCGGCAGCAAATTTCTCCGGCCCGGGTTGAGCAGGCCC
This window contains:
- a CDS encoding ABC transporter substrate-binding protein; its protein translation is MDRRRFLAAVAGLAALPLIGCGAAKPLRIGIHAWIGYETLYLARTLNWLPSSVQLVSGSSATDSLTGLRLGELEAACLTLDEVLLARSQGVPLTIATVFNVSAGADMLVVRPGIQRLEQLAGKRLGVESSALGALMLNRILHHAGLSRSAVRLVELAPDQQLAAWQAGRVEAVITYEPTAGRLLELGAERLFDSRSLPDTIFDVLAVRADLAGASPLTALVNHHFRALEHIRTNRQDALYRIAGRQQISPARVEQALAGVVMPGLMANRRYLEQPDSRLAQAARQLHDVMLDHGLLRQPDRFQQLFSPRWLPEERG
- the hisC gene encoding histidinol-phosphate transaminase; protein product: MSLTQLARARVQALTPYQSARRIGGNGHIWLNANEAADSGQFNLDCARLNRYPECQPPTVINAYAAYASVAPEQVLVSRGGDESIELLIRTFCEPGQDRILITTPTYGMYAISAETNGVEVVDVPLSASRQPDFDGIIAQLDRVKVVFLCSPNNPTGDLVDRDGLLRLLDAAEGRALVVVDEAYIEFCPEHSQAPLLNDYPGLVIVRTLSKAFGLAGIRCGFTLASPEVIGLLLKVIAPYPVPDPVAQIAAQALSDQGLVLMRNRVNEINQLKAELAEELAQNAQVRDVFAPNGNYLLVRFAPGSDMFARMSRAGIILRDFANRPGLADCIRITIGSRAEMDAVRDVLQKEQ
- the hisD gene encoding histidinol dehydrogenase, whose protein sequence is MNTLDWNQLSAAEQAAALRRPALAQSGREAQVADIIARVRDGGDAALLDLTRTLDRAERDSLQLTDAEITAAAERVSPQLKAAIELAIGNIEAFHQAQLPEAVIQDTSPGVRCELHFQPIEKVGLYVPGGSAPLVSTVMMLAIPARLAGCARVVLCSPPPINDAIVYTAKRCGVDAIYTLGGAQAIAAMAYGSETVTKVDKIFGPGNAWVTEAKQQVSSDVDGAAIDMPAGPSEVLVIADEFADADFIAADLLSQAEHGPDSQVILVTPSRDFAGKVDEALARQLAELSRADIARQALAESRTFICRDLEQAAAISNAYAPEHLIVQTEHPRALLPRLKNAGSIFLGAWTPESVGDYASGTNHTLPTYGYARTYSSLGLADYQRRYTVQELSPEGLRAIGPAVELLAATETLDAHKNAVSLRLAKLEKHA
- the hisG gene encoding ATP phosphoribosyltransferase — protein: MDKTRLRIAIQKSGRLSKECQQLLKGCGVKLNLREQRLIAHAENMPIDLLLVRDDDIPGLVMDGVVDLGVVGENVLEETLMDRQAQGEAADYSVLKRLDFGGCRLSLAVADDFDYQGPQSLEGKRIATSYPWLLKRYMDNQGVKFKSVMLNGSVEVAPRAGVADAICDLVSTGATLEANGLVETDVIFRSKAVLIQSGNPLPAGKQQIVDKLLPRIQGLQQARESKYIMLHAPKDKLEDVIDLLPGAERPTIMQLAGDTNQVAIHMVSSEDMFWETMEGLKSLGASSILVLPIEKMME